One Glycine soja cultivar W05 chromosome 2, ASM419377v2, whole genome shotgun sequence genomic region harbors:
- the LOC114376092 gene encoding polyadenylate-binding protein-interacting protein 11-like: MEIPKIPLPKIVTAVHFLDFSSAFISPLSNLPFSPLFSNCAAPNFSTFTSVTEEQLAALFLNCGQVVDCRVCGDPNSILRFAFIEFTDEEGARAALNLSGTMLGYYPLRVLPSKTAIVPVNPTFLPRSEDEREMCSRTIYCTNIDKKHRVEGKKLVNTKGMLRAASMVSIWLKVCWNITRKGS; encoded by the exons ATGGAAATTCCTAAAATACCCCTGCCTAAGATTGTGACAGCTGTCCATTTCCTTG ATTTTTCCTCTGCCTTCATCTCACCACTCTCCAATCTTCCATTCTCCCCTCTTTTCTCCAATTGCGCTGCACCGAATTTCTCGACCTTCACTTCG GTTACTGAAGAGCAGTTGGCGGCACTCTTTCTTAACTGTGGCCAG GTTGTTGATTGTCGTGTTTGTGGGGACCCTAATTCTATTCTCCGGTTTGCCTTCATTGAGTTTACAGACGAAG AAGGTGCAAGGGCTGCTTTGAACCTGTCTGGAACCATGCTTGGATATTACCCGTTGAGAGTGCTACCTTCAAAAACTGCTATTGTCCCTGTTAATCCAACATTTTTGCCCAGG TCTGAAGATGAAAGGGAGATGTGTTCAAGAACAATTTATTGCACAAATATTGACAAGAAG CACAGGGTGGAGGGAAAAAAACTGGTCAATACTAAAGGCATGTTACGGGCTGCAAGTATGGTATCAATCTGGCTAAAAGTATGCTGGAACATCACTCGAAAGGGATCCTAG
- the LOC114393864 gene encoding NDR1/HIN1-like protein 1 — protein MSECEHHKGKKRKIFRQVFWCIVVFLFLVLLTILLIWAILRPTKPTFTLQDVTVYAFNATIPNFLTSNFQVTLISRNPNDNIGVYYDRLEIYVIYRSQQITYRTAIPPTYQGHNEINVWSPFVYGTNIPVAPFNFLRLSQDQSDGNVLVTIRADGRVRWKVGAFISGRYHFYVRCPAFISFGPRSNGIVVGENAIKFQIIQRCSVSV, from the coding sequence ATGTCGGAGTGCGAGCACCACAAGGGGAAGAAGAGGAAGATCTTCCGGCAAGTGTTCTGGTGCATAGTGGTGTTCCTCTTCCTCGTGCTGCTCACAATTCTTTTGATATGGGCAATCCTTAGACCCACCAAACCCACCTTCACCCTCCAAGACGTCACGGTCTACGCCTTCAACGCCACCATACCGAACTTCCTCACTTCGAATTTTCAGGTCACGCTCATCTCGCGCAACCCGAACGACAACATCGGTGTTTACTACGACCGCCTCGAAATCTACGTGATCTACCGGAGCCAGCAGATCACGTACCGAACCGCCATCCCTCCGACCTACCAGGGCCACAATGAGATCAATGTTTGGTCTCCGTTTGTTTATGGTACCAACATCCCCGTCGCGCCGTTCAATTTCCTCCGCCTCAGCCAGGACCAGAGTGACGGTAATGTCCTCGTCACCATCCGAGCCGACGGAAGGGTTCGTTGGAAGGTCGGCGCCTTCATCTCCGGTCGCTACCACTTCTACGTCCGCTGCCCTGCCTTCATCTCCTTTGGCCCCCGCAGCAATGGAATCGTCGTCGGAGAAAACGCCATCAAGTTCCAGATAATCCAGCGGTGCTCCGTTAGTGTCTAA